DNA sequence from the Thermoanaerobaculia bacterium genome:
GCCCCGAACGTCTTCCTGCGGAAGGTCGCGCCCTCCGAGTTCCTCCGCGCCTTTCCCGATGCCCATTTCGATCTGGTCTTCTCCCTGCTCGTCCTGCAGCACCTCGAGAAGGAGGACGCGTTCCTCTACCTCGAGGACGCCCGGCGGGTGCTCCGGCCCGGCGGAACGCTCTTCGCGCAGTTTCCCAACCTCCGCTCGCCCGAATACACGAAATCCTTCCGGGAGGTCCTGCGGAGCCGCCCCCGCAGCCCCGGCCGCGTCCGGCCGTACACCGAAGAGGAGCTCCGCCACTGGTTTGCGATGCTCGCGTTCGAGCTCGTGTCGCTCACGATCGAGGCCGGCGAGCGCGGCGACGCGGAGATCTACGTGACCGCGAAGAAGACGTGAACGCGGTGTGACTCGAAAGGCGCAGCGGGCGGCGCCCTGGGCTGCCGCCGCTTTCTTCGCGGTCGCGTCCGTCGCGATGACGTGGCCCCTCGCCGCGGGACTGACCCGCTTCGTCTCGGATCCGGGCGATCCGTATCTCGCCACCTGGATCCTGGACTGGGACGCCCGCCAGTTCTTTCACAATCCCGCGCGTCTTTTCGACGCGGACATCTTCTACCCCGCTCGGTTAACGCTCGCGTTTTCAGAAAATCTCTTCGGGGCCGCCGTCTTCGGCTTCCCCCTCCGGTTCGCTGGCGTCCCCCCGGTCGGCGTGTACAACGTCCTGTTCCTGTTGGGAATGGCTTCCTCGGGAGCGGCGGCCTGGGCGCTCGCGCGGGAGATGACCGGCGATGGTGTCGCCGCGGTGCTCGCGGGCATCTTCTATGCCTTCGTTCCCTTCCGATTCTCGCAGTTGCCCCACTTCCAGATGCAATGGGGCGCATTCCTGCCACTTTTTCTCCTCTTCTTCTGGCGTTTTCTCGAACTCGGCCGTCGGCGCGACCTGATCCTCTATGCCCTCTTCTTCGCATGGAACGCGATCGCGTGCGTTCACTACGGAATCTTCGGAGGCTTCGCGCTCGCCCTGACCGCCGCTCTCGAGCTCACCCGGCGAAGAGCCTGGCAAGCTCCCGTCGCCCGCCGACTCCTGGGAGCGACCGCGCTCTCTCTCGTCGCGGTCCTTCCCTTCGCAATCCCCTACTTTCTCGCGTCGCGGCTCTACCATTTTCATCGCAGCCTCGGCGAGATCGTCTACTACAGCGCGACTCCCGCCTCGTTCCTAAGCGCTGGCGTCCGGAACAAGCTCTACGGAGGTTTGACATCCCGTTTCTCCTCGCCGGAAGCCGATCTCTTCTTCGGGCTTCTCGTGCCGCTTCTCGCCGTTGCCGGGTACGTCCTATCGAGCAGGCTGCCGCCACGCACACCGGTCCCTGCGCGCCTGCCGGCGCCCCGCAAGATCGCCATCCTCGACACGCTCATCGTCGTGCTCGCCGCCGCGCGTCTCGCCTACTCCGTGACCGGGGGATATCGGATCGGTCCGCTGAGAGTCCACGAGCCCTTCCGGCTCTCGATGGCCCTCTTCGCGTCGGCCGCGGTTCGCCTGTCGTGGCGATTTCCGGCGTTCCTGCGAGACGAGAACCTCGCGGCCTGGCTGCGCTCCCGGCGCCGATCGCCGGCGGTGTGCTGGGCGGTCGCCATGATCGCGACGGGAATCGTCGTGGCGCTCGGCGGGCGCTTTTTCG
Encoded proteins:
- a CDS encoding methyltransferase domain-containing protein, with amino-acid sequence MRVGPASALLRRLGFLGGYRAVWNYHARRDARQAIFSGSSEESFEEAGRRDAERIARLAPSGARVLNIGCGIGRVEKYLAPAVAEMHAVDISGGMIARARARLAGAPNVFLRKVAPSEFLRAFPDAHFDLVFSLLVLQHLEKEDAFLYLEDARRVLRPGGTLFAQFPNLRSPEYTKSFREVLRSRPRSPGRVRPYTEEELRHWFAMLAFELVSLTIEAGERGDAEIYVTAKKT